Proteins encoded within one genomic window of Deltaproteobacteria bacterium HGW-Deltaproteobacteria-2:
- a CDS encoding N-acetyltransferase, with amino-acid sequence MKTQDFIKRVLLKDTTVSIRPIRADDSGMEQDFIRHLSKESRYFRFMASLRELSPKKLKYFTEIDYDRHMAFVATIMSDDKELEIGVARYVNTENPGSCEFGVTVDDAWHGSGVAGLLMTALEDTARECGFKTMEGIVLPSNDKMLKFAQKRGFKTHSVSGEADTVHIALQL; translated from the coding sequence ATGAAGACGCAAGACTTTATAAAACGTGTATTGTTAAAGGATACGACTGTGTCCATCCGGCCGATCCGTGCCGATGACTCTGGCATGGAACAGGATTTTATACGGCACCTGTCGAAAGAATCCCGCTATTTCCGATTCATGGCGTCGCTTAGGGAATTGTCGCCGAAGAAGCTCAAGTATTTCACCGAAATCGATTACGACCGGCACATGGCCTTTGTTGCTACCATCATGAGTGATGATAAAGAGCTGGAAATCGGCGTAGCGCGTTATGTGAACACCGAAAATCCCGGTAGTTGTGAGTTTGGCGTAACGGTAGACGATGCCTGGCATGGCAGCGGTGTGGCAGGGTTGCTGATGACCGCCCTGGAAGATACGGCACGCGAGTGCGGGTTCAAGACGATGGAGGGCATCGTACTCCCAAGCAACGACAAGATGCTCAAATTCGCGCAGAAACGTGGCTTCAAAACCCACTCCGTTTCGGGAGAAGCCGATACCGTTCACATCGCACTGCAGTTGTGA
- a CDS encoding acetyl-CoA C-acyltransferase yields MRDVFIVSAVRTPVGRRKGYYREYIAPELLALVLNEVVERVQLDVNQLDDVITGCVYQIGEQGFNIARMGVLSSRLPVTLGGISVNRQCGSSLSAIQLGAGMIAAGTMDTVIASGCELMSKYTISSDVQGTLPNGENAGHPITQLYLDRYGMPNQIVSAQAIANQWKITKEECQDFAIASHEKALKATKEGYFKKEIMPVRGLDKDGNKILCDTDEPMRAGVTREGLDSLKVLPGTEWMTAGLSSTVTDGVSAVLLMSGEKVKKLGLTPLARVVANAVVGSDPKLMLTGPMTATPKVLKMAGLKMDDIDLFEVNEAFAPIPLAWAKEIRADMTKLNVNGGAMALGHPVGNSGCRLSVTAIHELQRRKAKYALVTLCTGGGQAPATIFERV; encoded by the coding sequence ATGCGAGATGTATTTATTGTCAGTGCTGTCAGAACGCCGGTTGGCAGGCGAAAAGGGTATTATCGTGAATACATAGCCCCGGAACTGCTTGCTCTTGTACTCAACGAGGTTGTCGAACGCGTCCAACTTGACGTAAATCAATTGGACGATGTTATAACCGGATGCGTGTACCAGATCGGCGAACAGGGATTCAACATTGCGCGAATGGGTGTTCTATCATCACGGCTTCCGGTGACGCTGGGAGGTATCAGTGTGAACCGCCAGTGCGGGAGCAGCCTTTCCGCGATACAACTTGGCGCGGGAATGATAGCCGCGGGGACTATGGATACGGTAATTGCCAGCGGATGCGAACTCATGTCCAAGTATACCATCAGCTCCGATGTGCAAGGCACGTTACCCAACGGAGAGAATGCGGGACATCCAATCACGCAATTATACTTGGACCGTTACGGCATGCCGAACCAGATAGTCTCTGCTCAGGCCATAGCCAACCAGTGGAAAATAACCAAGGAAGAGTGTCAGGATTTTGCCATCGCGAGCCACGAAAAGGCTTTAAAGGCCACGAAAGAAGGCTATTTTAAAAAAGAGATCATGCCTGTGCGGGGACTGGACAAGGACGGTAACAAAATCCTTTGCGATACCGATGAGCCGATGCGTGCCGGAGTTACCAGGGAAGGACTTGACAGTCTCAAGGTATTGCCCGGAACCGAATGGATGACAGCAGGTCTTTCCAGCACAGTAACAGACGGGGTGTCCGCGGTGTTGCTCATGAGTGGTGAAAAAGTGAAGAAGCTGGGGCTGACGCCGCTGGCTCGCGTCGTGGCCAACGCCGTAGTTGGCTCCGACCCTAAGCTAATGCTCACCGGCCCCATGACCGCGACGCCGAAAGTGCTCAAGATGGCTGGTTTGAAAATGGACGACATCGACCTCTTCGAAGTGAACGAGGCCTTTGCGCCGATCCCGCTGGCCTGGGCGAAAGAGATCAGGGCCGATATGACGAAACTCAACGTCAATGGCGGCGCCATGGCGCTGGGACACCCTGTGGGAAACAGCGGGTGCCGTCTCAGTGTCACCGCGATCCATGAGCTGCAACGGCGGAAAGCGAAATACGCCTTGGTGACCCTCTGCACTGGCGGCGGGCAGGCCCCGGCGACAATATTCGAAAGAGTTTAG
- a CDS encoding acyl-CoA thioesterase gives MEGKRSKDSSIIMTQQMTAQDANLAGNVHGGVIMKFIDTAALAVAVRHARANAVTASIDRLDFHYPVFIGDLLTAQASLNFVGKTSMEIGVRVETENLMTGRIHHTSTAYLTFVALDKSGRPMPLPPLIIKTEEEQRQNLEAKTRREMRLKEKIKEKANHINADSTD, from the coding sequence ATGGAAGGTAAACGAAGTAAAGACAGTAGTATCATCATGACTCAGCAGATGACTGCTCAAGATGCAAATCTTGCAGGAAACGTTCATGGCGGGGTTATTATGAAATTCATCGATACCGCGGCCCTCGCCGTTGCGGTTCGTCACGCAAGAGCCAATGCAGTTACGGCCTCCATTGACCGGTTGGACTTTCATTATCCGGTTTTTATCGGAGATCTTTTGACTGCACAAGCGAGTCTGAACTTCGTAGGGAAAACATCTATGGAAATAGGGGTTCGGGTGGAGACCGAAAATCTTATGACGGGACGGATACATCATACATCAACCGCCTATCTGACCTTCGTGGCCCTCGACAAAAGTGGTCGACCTATGCCGCTACCCCCGCTGATCATCAAGACAGAAGAGGAACAACGTCAAAATCTGGAGGCAAAAACCAGAAGAGAGATGCGTCTGAAAGAAAAGATAAAGGAAAAGGCAAACCATATCAATGCAGATAGCACTGACTGA